The proteins below are encoded in one region of Thermococcus sp. 21S7:
- the serS gene encoding serine--tRNA ligase: MLDIKLIRENPDIVRKDLIKRGETEKLGWIDEILELDRKWRENLKRINQLRKERNQLAVQIGKRKKAGEPIDDLLAKSNEIVEQIEGLEKEVEELRKKIDYYLWRLPNITHESVPVGKDDSENVPIRFWGKARVWEGFLESFKEQSLGKMDYEVLSWRPRLHVDMLELLRGADLERAAKVSGARFYYLMNELVILDLALLRFALDRLIEKGFVPVIPPYMVRRFVEEGVTSFGDFEDVIYKVEGEDLYLIPTAEHPLAGLHANEIIEGKDLPLLYVGISPCFRKEAGTAGKDTKGIFRVHQFHKVEQFVYSRPEESWEWHEKLIANAEEIFRELEIPYRVVNICTGDLGYVAAKKYDIEAWMAGQGKFREVVSASNCTEWQARRLNIRYRDKTHEKPKFVHTLNSTAIATSRAIVAILENHQTEEGVVKLPKALWKYTGFKEILPASMKERCCE, translated from the coding sequence ATGCTGGACATAAAGCTCATCCGTGAAAATCCCGATATTGTCAGAAAGGACCTCATCAAGAGGGGCGAAACCGAAAAGCTCGGGTGGATAGACGAAATTCTCGAACTCGACAGGAAGTGGCGCGAGAACCTCAAGCGAATAAACCAGCTCAGGAAGGAGCGCAACCAGCTTGCCGTTCAGATAGGCAAGCGCAAAAAGGCGGGCGAACCAATAGACGATCTGCTGGCTAAAAGCAACGAGATAGTGGAGCAGATCGAGGGGCTTGAGAAGGAAGTCGAGGAGCTGAGGAAGAAGATAGACTACTACCTCTGGCGTCTCCCGAACATCACCCACGAGAGCGTTCCCGTCGGCAAGGACGACAGCGAGAACGTCCCGATAAGGTTCTGGGGCAAGGCGAGAGTTTGGGAGGGCTTCCTTGAGAGCTTCAAGGAGCAGAGCCTCGGGAAGATGGACTACGAGGTTCTGAGCTGGAGACCGAGGCTCCACGTCGATATGCTTGAACTCCTCCGCGGTGCCGACCTTGAGAGGGCCGCGAAGGTCAGCGGTGCGCGCTTTTACTATCTCATGAACGAGCTGGTCATCCTCGACCTTGCTTTGCTCCGCTTCGCCCTCGACAGGCTCATAGAGAAGGGCTTCGTCCCCGTCATACCGCCCTACATGGTGCGTCGCTTTGTTGAGGAGGGCGTCACGAGCTTCGGCGACTTCGAGGACGTCATCTACAAGGTGGAGGGTGAAGACCTGTACCTAATCCCGACGGCCGAGCACCCCCTGGCGGGCCTTCACGCCAACGAGATAATCGAGGGGAAGGACTTGCCGCTCCTCTACGTCGGAATAAGCCCCTGCTTCCGCAAGGAGGCTGGAACTGCAGGAAAAGACACGAAGGGAATCTTCCGCGTTCACCAGTTCCACAAGGTCGAGCAGTTCGTCTATTCCCGCCCGGAGGAGAGCTGGGAATGGCACGAGAAGCTCATAGCCAACGCGGAGGAAATATTCCGGGAGCTTGAGATTCCCTACAGGGTCGTGAACATCTGCACCGGCGATCTGGGCTATGTCGCCGCCAAGAAGTACGACATCGAGGCCTGGATGGCGGGCCAGGGCAAGTTCAGGGAGGTCGTAAGCGCGAGCAACTGCACCGAGTGGCAGGCGAGGAGGCTTAACATCCGCTACCGCGACAAGACCCACGAGAAGCCCAAGTTCGTCCACACGCTCAACTCGACTGCTATCGCGACCTCCAGGGCAATCGTTGCCATCCTTGAGAACCACCAGACGGAAGAGGGCGTCG